In a single window of the Antennarius striatus isolate MH-2024 chromosome 3, ASM4005453v1, whole genome shotgun sequence genome:
- the LOC137592692 gene encoding VIP36-like protein isoform X1 — MVAAEAESSSVRLRNFFFLYPMRHFTNIRELTCLFLTVCVLSSRSLADQQDFMEDFLKQEYSLVKPYRGLSFSSSSHWDLMGTAMVTPDYVRLTPDMQSRQGAVWSRIPLFLRDWELRVQFKIHGKGKKNFNGDGLAFWLTKDRMQNGPVFGNMNQFIGLGIFVDTYPNADKKHDRAFPYVSVMLGNGTLSYDHDQDGRPTELGGCTALARNSIYDSFLLVRYSRKRLTVLVDVDGKQDWKDCADITGLRLPLGYFLGASSATGDLSDNHDIISMKLYQLSSQTMAEEEEEEELIIPSVEMTQFKVEIEEEGGRGVHFFFTVLFSILGLGVLAVVGLVLYGRWKENRRKRFY; from the exons ATGGTTGCAGCCGAAGCTGAATCAAGCTCTGTTCGATTGAgaaatttcttctttttatatCCAATGCGTCATTTTACGAACATCCGTGAattaacatgtttgtttctaacCGTCTGTGTTCTTTCGAGCCGGTCGCTGGCGGACCAGCAGGACTTCATGGAGGACTTTCTGAAGCAGGAATATTCTTTGGTGAAGCCGTACCGGG GCTTGAGTTTCTCCAGCTCCTCACACTGGGACCTGATGGGCACGGCCATGGTGACCCCAGACTACGTGAGGCTGACCCCGGACATGCAGAGCAGACAGGGCGCGGTGTGGAGTAGAATC cCTTTATTCTTGCGGGACTGGGAGCTGCGAGTACAATTTAAAATCCATGGCAAGGGAAAGAAGAATTTTAATGGCGATGGATTGGCTTTCTGGTTAACCAAAGATCGAATGCAGAATG GTCCTGTCTTTGGGAACATGAACCAGTTCATTGGACTTGGAATATTTGTGGACACTTACCCCAATGCAGACAAAAAGCATGAC AGAGCTTTCCCATATGTGTCAGTGATGCTGGGAAACGGAACGCTGTCGTACGACCACGATCAGGACGGACGGCCCACAGAGCTGGGGGGATGTACGGCTTTGGCTCGAAACTCAATTTACGACTCCTTTCTCCTGGTTAGATACTCCAGGAAGAGACTGACG GTCCTGGTGGACGTCGATGGTAAGCAGGACTGGAAAGACTGCGCTGACATCACGGGGCTGCGTCTTCCTCTGGGCTACTTCCTGGGGGCTTCCTCCGCCACCGGAGATTTGTCAG ATAACCATGACATCATCTCCATGAAGTTGTACCAGTTATCATCACAGACGatggctgaggaagaggaggaggaggagctcatcaTTCCCAGTGTGGAAATGACTCAGTTCAAAG TTGAAATTGAGGAGGAAGGGGGGCGTGGAGTCCACTTCTTCTTCACCGTCCTCTTCTCCATCCTGGGGCTCGGGGTGCTCGCCGTGGTCGGGCTGGTCCTTTACGGACGCTGGAAGGAAAACAGACGCAAGCGGTTCTACTGA
- the LOC137592692 gene encoding VIP36-like protein isoform X2 translates to MGTAMVTPDYVRLTPDMQSRQGAVWSRIPLFLRDWELRVQFKIHGKGKKNFNGDGLAFWLTKDRMQNGPVFGNMNQFIGLGIFVDTYPNADKKHDRAFPYVSVMLGNGTLSYDHDQDGRPTELGGCTALARNSIYDSFLLVRYSRKRLTVLVDVDGKQDWKDCADITGLRLPLGYFLGASSATGDLSDNHDIISMKLYQLSSQTMAEEEEEEELIIPSVEMTQFKVEIEEEGGRGVHFFFTVLFSILGLGVLAVVGLVLYGRWKENRRKRFY, encoded by the exons ATGGGCACGGCCATGGTGACCCCAGACTACGTGAGGCTGACCCCGGACATGCAGAGCAGACAGGGCGCGGTGTGGAGTAGAATC cCTTTATTCTTGCGGGACTGGGAGCTGCGAGTACAATTTAAAATCCATGGCAAGGGAAAGAAGAATTTTAATGGCGATGGATTGGCTTTCTGGTTAACCAAAGATCGAATGCAGAATG GTCCTGTCTTTGGGAACATGAACCAGTTCATTGGACTTGGAATATTTGTGGACACTTACCCCAATGCAGACAAAAAGCATGAC AGAGCTTTCCCATATGTGTCAGTGATGCTGGGAAACGGAACGCTGTCGTACGACCACGATCAGGACGGACGGCCCACAGAGCTGGGGGGATGTACGGCTTTGGCTCGAAACTCAATTTACGACTCCTTTCTCCTGGTTAGATACTCCAGGAAGAGACTGACG GTCCTGGTGGACGTCGATGGTAAGCAGGACTGGAAAGACTGCGCTGACATCACGGGGCTGCGTCTTCCTCTGGGCTACTTCCTGGGGGCTTCCTCCGCCACCGGAGATTTGTCAG ATAACCATGACATCATCTCCATGAAGTTGTACCAGTTATCATCACAGACGatggctgaggaagaggaggaggaggagctcatcaTTCCCAGTGTGGAAATGACTCAGTTCAAAG TTGAAATTGAGGAGGAAGGGGGGCGTGGAGTCCACTTCTTCTTCACCGTCCTCTTCTCCATCCTGGGGCTCGGGGTGCTCGCCGTGGTCGGGCTGGTCCTTTACGGACGCTGGAAGGAAAACAGACGCAAGCGGTTCTACTGA